One Nicotiana sylvestris chromosome 12, ASM39365v2, whole genome shotgun sequence genomic window carries:
- the LOC138882640 gene encoding uncharacterized protein — MRDERVNRILVDGGSSVNILSIHTVKELGIPVNEFSKSRVMIQGLNQGGLRAIGAIRLKITIEDMQSSTWLHVIDAKTSYNVFLGRPWIHENKVVPSTYHQCLKYYEGKVEKTIVVDDEPFTEAESHFVDAKFYLRNRIVKELKADDGMKRKNNEPSTKREEVTTGEAKAVTKEVQPNANKSYRGNIASYGKKVSHALQYVPKRKKDEGESSNLQANMLKDLTLPVKRIEAVKSSSMPLVGFVAQNHLQNVALPTKRTDGGFDPNAYKLFAKAGYNPNELSKLGKLPSEAATRQPREGLGYKQPSPVRISIRRTSRNYITVENDYAASNRPSVFDRLGKSTVSTSVFERLGPLKKGNKFQRNFQSIRTPALPKIQKISKDFQSENGVPSSMENNVELEDVSPCYHISFNDGDPQEDENVKDAPPELEEGVKTTVDALKEVNLGTDEDPRPTYLSSLLEVDEKSINIELLKEFRDVFVWNYKEMPGLGPKVAVHHIVVKNGARPVKQAQRLFRPDLFP; from the exons atgcgtgatgaaagggtaaatcgaattttggttgatggaggatcctcagtaAACATCTTGTCAATTcacactgtgaaagaacttggtattcccgtGAATGAATTCTCAAAAAGTCGTGTGATGATTCAAGGATTGAACCAAGGTGGGTTAAGAGCCATAGGCGCGATCAGGCTGAAAATcaccattgaagatatgcaatcaagtacATGGCTACATGTGATAgatgcaaagacttcatacaatgtcttccttggaaggccttggatacatgagaataaagtagttccatctacctaccatcaatgtttaaaatactacgagggtAAAGTCGAGAAGACGATAGTTgttgatgatgagccattcaccgaaGCTGAGTCACACTTCgtcgatgcaaagttctacttgaggaaccgcattgtgaaggagctAAAAGCCGATGATGGCATGAAAAGAAAGAATAATGAGCCCTCAACTAAAAGAGAAGAGGTGACTACTGGTGAAGCCAAAGCTGTTACTAAGGAGGTACAACCCAACGCGAATAAATCTTATAGAGGGAATATTGCgtcttatggcaagaaagtaagtcatgcgctccaatatgtccctaaaaggaagaaagatgaaGGTGAATCATCTAATCTCCAAGCTAACATGCTAAAGGATTTAACTCTTCCAGTCaaacgaattgaggcagtaaagtcgTCCTCAATGCCGCTTGTAGGGTTTGTGGCCCAAAATcatttgcagaatgtggcactccctacaaagcgaacagatgGAGGTTTTGACcctaacgcttacaagctatttgcaaaagctggatacaatcccaatgagctgtcaaagttagggaagctcccatcagaagctgcaacgaggcaaccacgtgaaggtttgggatacaagcaaccgtcaccagtgcgcatctccATAAGAAGGACGAGTAGAAATTACATCACTGTAGAAAATGATTATGCCGCTTCTAACAGGCCTTCCgtctttgatcgacttggaaaatcaactgtgaGTACTTCCGTGtttgagagattgggtccattaaagaaggggaacaagttccAGAGAAATTTTCAAAGCATAAGAACACCCGCTTTGCCCAAAATCCAaaagatctctaaggatttccaaa GCGAGAATGGTGTTCCATCTTCAATGGAGAATAATGtagaattggaggatgtttcaccgtgttatcacatatccttcaacgatggggaccctcaagaagatgaaaatGTGAAAGATGCcccacctgaacttgaagaaggagtgaagacgacagttgatgccttaaaagaagttaaccttggcaccgatgaagatccaagacccacctacctaagttctTTACTAGAAGTTGATGAAAAAAGCATtaatattgagttactcaaggagttcaGGGATGTCTTCGTTTGGAATTACAAAGAAATGCCTGGCTTGGGCCctaaagtagcagtccatcacatTGTAGTCAAAAATGGCgctcgccctgttaaacaagctcaaaggctcTTTAGGCCGGATTTgttcccttga